The nucleotide sequence TTCCTTCCGGTCATAGAACCGCAGCCCGCCCACCACTTTGTAAGGAATGTTGAAGCGGGTCAACAGTTCTTCAAAGTTGCGGGACTGAGCATTGGTGCGATACAGAATGGCAAAGTCGTTCCATTTCAGTTCTGGATTATCCTGTTCCAGCTTGCGGATTTTTTGCACCACAAACTCCGCTTCTTCCGTCTCGTCATCTGCCCGATGCAGGAAGATTGGTTCCCCACTGCCACGGGTGGGGCGCAGGATCTTATCAATCCGCTCGGTGTTATTGGCAATTAGCTGGTTGGCGGCTTCCAGAATGTTTTCTGTGGAGCGATAGTTTTCCTCCAGCTTGACCATCGTGCGGGTATCGTCATCAGGGAGGCGATCGCCAAAGTCACCCTGAAAATCCATCAGAATTGTGAAATCCGCTGCCCGGAAAGAATAAATAGATTGATCCGCATCCCCCACCACAAACACAGAGCGGTGGTGCCAGTTGTCGAAGGTTGCCGTGTCTTCCCCATTTGTTACCAGCAGACGAATCAGGTCATATTGAGTACGGTTTGTGTCCTGGTATTCATCCACCAGCACATGCCGGAAGCGATTATGCCAGTAAGCCCGCACCTGTTCATTCTGACGAAACAGTTTCACGGGCATCAGAATCAGGTCATCAAAATCCAGGGCATTATTGGCTGCCAGAGCATCCTGATACAGGCTGTAAACATTACTGATCACCCGTCCCCGGTAGTTGGGTTGCTCCCGCTCCAGATCTTGAGGGGACCAGCCTTGGTTTTTGGCATTACTGAGGGCATACCGCACTGATCGCGGATCGAATTTTTTGTCATCCAGATTGAGCTGGTTAATCACAATATCCTTGACCAGACTCTGGGCATCGGACTCGTCAAAGATAGAAAAGGTGCGTGTCCACTTGCGCCCGTTCCGGTCCTGATATTTTTCAATATCAAACCGCAGAATTCGACAGCAGAGGGCATGGAACGTGCCAATCCAGAGATTTTTAGTGATGGTTTTATAGACGTGAGATTTGAGCCGGGTCTGCTGGCTTTCGGAAAGGGAATCCAGAGGTTTACCGTGTTCCCGCTGGGCTTCGCGATCAGCAAACAGCTTTTCAATCCGCTCCTTCATTTCCCTGGCGGCTTTGTTGGTAAAGGTCACTGCCAGGATGTTTTCCGGGTCAACCCGGTGGGTCAGCACCAGATTGGCAATGCGATAGGTCAGTGCCCGCGTCTTGCCAGAACCAGCCCCGGCAACCACCAGCAGGGGACCACAGTAGTGCTCTACGGCCTGCCGCTGAGAGGCATTGAGATGGCTGAGAAATTCCGTCGTTTGAGTCATGGGGCACCAGGGCAACTGGACAGGAGAACTGTTAATAGAACCGGAAAGTCGCTTCTAGTCAAGGATATCGTATCTTACTCAAATCCTCTAACTGTTTGGCCGTTTCCTGATTATCCAGTGCAGCCAGCCAGGAATCGAGAAGCAGATGAACCAGAGAA is from Leptothermofonsia sichuanensis E412 and encodes:
- the pcrA gene encoding DNA helicase PcrA, with the protein product MTQTTEFLSHLNASQRQAVEHYCGPLLVVAGAGSGKTRALTYRIANLVLTHRVDPENILAVTFTNKAAREMKERIEKLFADREAQREHGKPLDSLSESQQTRLKSHVYKTITKNLWIGTFHALCCRILRFDIEKYQDRNGRKWTRTFSIFDESDAQSLVKDIVINQLNLDDKKFDPRSVRYALSNAKNQGWSPQDLEREQPNYRGRVISNVYSLYQDALAANNALDFDDLILMPVKLFRQNEQVRAYWHNRFRHVLVDEYQDTNRTQYDLIRLLVTNGEDTATFDNWHHRSVFVVGDADQSIYSFRAADFTILMDFQGDFGDRLPDDDTRTMVKLEENYRSTENILEAANQLIANNTERIDKILRPTRGSGEPIFLHRADDETEEAEFVVQKIRKLEQDNPELKWNDFAILYRTNAQSRNFEELLTRFNIPYKVVGGLRFYDRKEIKDVVAYLRAIANPYDTVSLLRVINTPRRGVGKATVDSLVRASQELNQPLWEILTDETSVKTLAGRSAKGVLSFARIIQKYREQLDTLPANEVIQGVLDDSGYVADLKAQGTEEADERLGNVNELYNAVLQFQEENEEDPSLIAFLANASLASDLDNLEEGDNKVSLMTLHSSKGLEFPVVFLVGLEQGLFPNHRSIDNPVALEEERRLCYVGITRAQEQLFISYARARRLYGNREYAEPSLFLSELPREDMESNVKTAFPTRLTKTIAQARQASETDSPLPNTHADDWTVGDRIIHKAFGTGQVTHIFGAGNKICLAVKFPNMGQKIIDPKLTPLQRIE